Sequence from the Rhizobium tumorigenes genome:
GCCAGCCATGCAGACCGAGCTCGAAAAGCGCGTCCAGATGGAGGCCGCTCTGAAGCGCGCCATGAAAACGGGCCAGATCCGTCCGCACTACCAGCCGCTGGTCGATCTCAAGACCCGGGAGATTGTCGGCTACGAGGCGCTTGCACGATGGGAGGTCTCGCCGGGACAATTCATTCCGCCCAGCGACTTCATTCCGCTCGCCGAGGATAGCGGCCTGATTGTCGAACTGACCGACAGTCTCTTTCGAACGGCCTGCCGGGATGCGTTGTCCTGGCCAGTTCATACCGTGCTGTCGTTCAACATCTCTCCCGTGCAACTGGGCGACAGGATGCTGGGACTTCGCCTGATGAAAGTGCTCGGCGAGGTTGGCCTTCCCGTCCACCGGCTGGAACTGGAGGTCACGGAGAGCGCGCTCATCCAGGATCCCGAGGCGGCACGCTATGTCCTCGATCAGTTCACCAAGGCCGGCATCAAGATCGCGCTGGATGATTTCGGCACCGGCTATTCCAGCCTCTCCCAGCTGTCCGCATTCCAGTTCGACAAGATCAAGATCGACAGGAGCTTCGTCGCGACCTTCGAAAACAGCGACAAGCAGGACAAGGTCGTCAGGGCAATCATCTCGCTGGGAAGCGGGCTCGGCGTCAAGATCACGGCAGAAGGCATAGAGGAGGAGAGCCAGCTCCAGCGTCTGCAGGCCCTGGGATGCGACATCGGCCAGGGCTACCTGCTCGGCAGACCGCAAGCGATAGCCCAGGCCGTCCTCGCAAACGAGCAGCAGGAGACATCGTCTTCCCGCTGACTTCTGAGATACGATCTCACGGGCATGACGGGGTTATGCTTCTAGCTCCGTTTTGTCTCCGAGCGCACCCTGATGGCAAAGGGCACGCAGGCCAGGGCGGCGAGCGTCAGGATGGCCACCATGGCCCATGCCTCATTGATGGACTGGGTTAGCGCTGCCTTTTCGACCAGCGGCTGCAGCATGGATCGGGTGGCGTCGTCGATAGGTCCTGACGGGCGGGAGGTGAACATGTCGAGCGGTATGCCAACATAGGTCGCCGTGGCGACATCTCCGGCGGCAAGCTTTTCCATCAGTACCGTTCCGTGGCCCGGCGAGCGGCCGTAGATCACCGTGTCGATCAAGGCGAGGCCGATGGCACCGCCGAGGTTGCGCATCAGATTGAAAAGACCGCTGGCGTCGGGAACGCGGCTTTCTGGCAGGTTGCCAAGGGCAAGGCGCGTCGGTGGCAGCAGGCAGAACATGATCGCCACGCCACGAATGACCTGGGGCCAGAACATCGCCGCAGAATCGCTGTCCGGCGTCTGGAATGCGCTCATTCCGAGGCCGACGGCAAAAAGCGTGAACCCTGCCGCCGAGAGAAGTCGCGCGCCGAGGCGCTGTTCGAGAAAGACGGCGATCGGCGCTGTCAGCAGTTGGGCGACGCCGGTGACCAGCATGATGGTGCCGATTTCGAGCGCATTGTGACCGCGCACGAACGCCAGGAACACTGGCATCAGATAAACCGAGCCGAACAGTCCGATGCCGAGCACGAAGCTCAGGATGCAGCCGACCAGGAACGACCGGTCGGCGAAGTTTCCGAGGTCAACGATGGGAACCCCGGCCTTCAGCGTCCGGCGCACGAACATGGAAAGGCTGGCGAGGCTGAGCACCAGCAGGCCCAGTACGAGGCCGGACAGCCATCCGCGCTGCGGGGCTTCCTTGAGGGCAATTTCGAGGGCCGCGAGTGCTACCGCCATCGCGACTAGCGACACCAGGTCCAACGTCTTCAGCGTGCCCAAGCGCATCGTCGATCTCGGCAGCAGGAACCCGGCGATACCGGCTGACAGGATGCCCGGAATGATGTTGATCAGAAACAGCCAGTGCCAGGAGTAGGTTTCGGTGATCCAGCCGCCGACGACCGGGCCGACCGTCGGGGCAAGAACGGCAAGAACACCGGCGATGGTGGTGGCGATACCCTGCCGCGCTACCGGGAACAGGATGAAGACGGCAGAGAAAACGGCCGGGATCAGCGTGCCGCCGGAGAAACCCTGCAGCACCCGCCAGGCAATCAGTTCCGAAAAGCTGCCGCTGGCGGCACAACCGGCCGAGGAGAGCGTGAACACCGTGACGGCAAGCACGAACAGCCAGCGCATCGTCAGGGTACGGGTCAGCACGCCGGTCAGCGGGATCGCGATAACCTCGGCGATGAGATAGGCGGTCTGCACCCAGCTCATCTGGTGCTGGGGAATATCGAGGGCGCTCTGGATGGTCGGCAAAGATGTCGCCACCACCTGGACATCGAGGATCGCCATGAACATGCCGACACACATAACGATAAAGCCCAGCCAGGTGGCCGTACCGGTTGCCGTCGCTTGAGATTGGCTCACTTTCGATCCTCCGCACGCCGTTCGTGCACGATGATTGATATCGTCGGATCGTGGCCGTTGGCAATGGAGCGGCGGGGATGGCAATCCGACGCGTGAACACTGCAACTGCAATGTCGGCCGATATACTCGCTCCATCGTTGAGCCGGGCCATCTCGCGGATGCGTCCGGTGGCGGACAGATTTGCGTTCCGACCTTGCTAACGGCAGTCATCGGTCCATATCGTCAAGTTCGCGAACCATTTTTACCAGTGTTCGCCGTTGAAAGCTTCCATGACCCGCATCGCTATTATAGGCTCCGGCCCGACCGGCATTTATACGCTGAAGGGTCTGGTAGGCTCGTCTGTGCCGCTGTCCATCACGATCTTCGAGATCGAGCCGGATCCGGGCAAGGGAACGCCCTATCATCCGGCATTGAACGACCAGGCGATGCTGTCGAATATCGCCAGCATCGAGCTGCCGCCGATCTGCGAGACGCTGGTTGCCTGGCTTCGGCGCCAGACGGACACCGAACTGGAGAGACTGCACGTACTGCGAGAAGCAATAGACGAGCGCGAATTCTATCCGCGCGTGGTCCTCGGCGAGTATCTGCAGGCCCAGTTCTCGCAACTCGTGCAGGCAGGGACGGAGCGGGGGCATAGGATAGACATCAAACCGCGCCACCGCGTCATAGACATCGCGTTGCAGGTTGACGACATCGCCCTCGTGGCTCAGCGGACGGATGGGACGCAGGCCGACTACGGGTTCGACCATGTCGTCATGGCGACCGGTCACGACTGGCCCGATAATATCGAGATCAAGCCCGGATATTTCATGTCGCCATGGCCGGCCGTCAATCTGAAGTCGATCGGCAATTGCGCCGTTGGCATCCTCGGGACATCGCTGAGCGCAATCGATGCTATGGTGACCGTGGCGACGGCCCATGGCGCATTCTATGTTGATGCCAGCGGTTTGCTCGAATACCAGCAGGCCGCCGGTTCAGAGGGCTTCGGCATCACCATGATGTCTCGCAAGGGGCTGCTGCCGGAAGCCGATTTCTACCACGAGATCCCCTACCTTCCCTTGCAGTTCTGCACAAAGGAAGCGATCGACACCTTGCTGGCGACGGGCCGTGGCAATTTGCTGGACGACATCTTCGACCTGTTCAAGGCCGAGCTGCTTGCCAGCGATCCGGAGTATTCGGCGACTATCGGACTGTCGTTGCGGACGATCGAGACCATCGGACCCGCCTATTTTGCCGAACGCGAATCCCGCGATCCATTTGCGTGGGCGGCACTAAACCTTGCCGAAGCCGCGCGCAACAAGCAGCAGCGCCATACCGTGCCTTGGCGCTATGCGATCTTGCGCATGCACGAGGCGATTGCCCGCGCCGTCCCGCAGCTGGACAGCGACGACCTCAAGCGGTTTCACAAGCACTTCAAAAGCATTTTTATCGATGACTACGCCACCGTGCCGCACGAATCCATCAAGAGGATATTGGC
This genomic interval carries:
- a CDS encoding putative bifunctional diguanylate cyclase/phosphodiesterase, with amino-acid sequence MQSLGRNRAKVEAILWIAAFLVIYGLAVHYNGHEALDAFFRANEKYDFDEFFTALNIAGALGLVYSLIRIKDMAEEIRRRHAAEKNVDWIACHDPLTELPNRRFLGADVATRENLACKDGYAVFSIDLDGFKKINDLLGHDYGDQVLKIVAERLRYIFPDANVYRLGGDEFLVITERMGNPDLVAVGNRIVSNISKPISINAANVDVGASVGIARIPEDGATLAEAIQQSDCAMYAAKKRGRNGVRVFVPAMQTELEKRVQMEAALKRAMKTGQIRPHYQPLVDLKTREIVGYEALARWEVSPGQFIPPSDFIPLAEDSGLIVELTDSLFRTACRDALSWPVHTVLSFNISPVQLGDRMLGLRLMKVLGEVGLPVHRLELEVTESALIQDPEAARYVLDQFTKAGIKIALDDFGTGYSSLSQLSAFQFDKIKIDRSFVATFENSDKQDKVVRAIISLGSGLGVKITAEGIEEESQLQRLQALGCDIGQGYLLGRPQAIAQAVLANEQQETSSSR
- a CDS encoding DHA2 family efflux MFS transporter permease subunit; protein product: MCVGMFMAILDVQVVATSLPTIQSALDIPQHQMSWVQTAYLIAEVIAIPLTGVLTRTLTMRWLFVLAVTVFTLSSAGCAASGSFSELIAWRVLQGFSGGTLIPAVFSAVFILFPVARQGIATTIAGVLAVLAPTVGPVVGGWITETYSWHWLFLINIIPGILSAGIAGFLLPRSTMRLGTLKTLDLVSLVAMAVALAALEIALKEAPQRGWLSGLVLGLLVLSLASLSMFVRRTLKAGVPIVDLGNFADRSFLVGCILSFVLGIGLFGSVYLMPVFLAFVRGHNALEIGTIMLVTGVAQLLTAPIAVFLEQRLGARLLSAAGFTLFAVGLGMSAFQTPDSDSAAMFWPQVIRGVAIMFCLLPPTRLALGNLPESRVPDASGLFNLMRNLGGAIGLALIDTVIYGRSPGHGTVLMEKLAAGDVATATYVGIPLDMFTSRPSGPIDDATRSMLQPLVEKAALTQSINEAWAMVAILTLAALACVPFAIRVRSETKRS
- a CDS encoding FAD/NAD(P)-binding protein, with amino-acid sequence MTRIAIIGSGPTGIYTLKGLVGSSVPLSITIFEIEPDPGKGTPYHPALNDQAMLSNIASIELPPICETLVAWLRRQTDTELERLHVLREAIDEREFYPRVVLGEYLQAQFSQLVQAGTERGHRIDIKPRHRVIDIALQVDDIALVAQRTDGTQADYGFDHVVMATGHDWPDNIEIKPGYFMSPWPAVNLKSIGNCAVGILGTSLSAIDAMVTVATAHGAFYVDASGLLEYQQAAGSEGFGITMMSRKGLLPEADFYHEIPYLPLQFCTKEAIDTLLATGRGNLLDDIFDLFKAELLASDPEYSATIGLSLRTIETIGPAYFAERESRDPFAWAALNLAEAARNKQQRHTVPWRYAILRMHEAIARAVPQLDSDDLKRFHKHFKSIFIDDYATVPHESIKRILALRRAGKLDIVALGDEYEIDNERVERGAEVTYDGKTLAFGAFIDATGQHPLSVRDIPFPTLLKQGVIRKAATSAASSIILPGDHQAVVRTGGIDLDDAFRPRFESPVSNKLYCAAISFLLHKLPFVQGITSANDIGGVVSAAILADSMPAGAIASTPELLAAS